Proteins encoded together in one Leishmania infantum JPCM5 genome chromosome 4 window:
- a CDS encoding RNA pseudouridylate synthase-like protein, with amino-acid sequence MRAAWAATVSRRRSHIACGSSSSPLWALQPRRASSVHRGRVSQATSGASSNTSSSHASNRRGRRPKRGQPNARHIAPAAETRFSASSHRMGCGHIADRVKRRRQLEDAIHAAQAFRSWCVMHAPCTQAAVGASVSATAALRPGELSPSHAPVLHRVGGSVATLADIRYEEGANSRTARHHLGFSPPTAHTTNPPLTAGGAVPLTERRMLEHYAVLLHNVRAAATRVATSDYHRFYAAVVEELLAASKSGGGGGAFSVPRSVVWQDAAASTYHGESGEDATAQAERRLAAWASYWYKDLKQWHSRHGTHTPGAGNAVDAQQMLLHGELWQDVLDGGDGIIGTREEDKSMAVLLLQGQWRAAIDSLLEADATPPRSASAAAMEPNGSSTTASQRPSVAELFSTASVRRRHRVPWRPSSHRGSANSSSSTLPPLPRRLALAPVTPAELRLLRHPPSPGLRVLPHSIASKVQQAGCRERPAGEEVAAAPSLLLEAAAAAEVAGGRATGIPPTCVVRLRRRLWVLQHLPRHLPASLVRFREPRRPSLRAGGGSGREVRSGAIPHAHLLRSHALEKLPWYTLCVLGEVLEASGNGGSTVATVLRNARTHMCAALFLSVHADYAALHDYAHTLFLTLGSSMVARAVVARQRQRGRSDGDAAVTVFESAFAQTAIALLQPPPPEAYAAAGLSPRSASSSGNAADFLARSSSARTPSSSTDITDVHVVPPRVFRRLCAAVQDWRNYHLSLYCETLSQIADSDGMALRELARVLAAQPHGEDALQEEVAVVLAPESAAAIVTALLLQLLDQLSRPSASPSSTTARAPLSFLSNAPRTAGAHASAGCDPQGASPSLPPLPPVLCFSVPHDKAHAVASYFKGIFHPSFFRRVVTAAPCTNGDECQLGDDGAAATSTITTTITTGARTADEENGKASALPSFVLPPAEWERNAAARLVGRTLRRLDRYPTRTTEAFFARYVRGDDVHSKREVGEEGGSEAAAAQSSSTTVAPPLAMSLFVVNLQAAVDHWRERHRSPILGVPPPASSHAQQQEQVSLPAQPSVSAARDGRTADTKSAATAAATPAGAEASLTETGKDGLPGPIVLLASPRMLPHGLHAVYKPAGVNCTLHAHYPSLVYPFLTRELPWRARGAVAADGSDRNRGAGASSSPVPCVPVLRQQGLVNRIDVGTSGVVLVARTAAALHSAADAMIREHHMRKTYRALVQRWPPFSSSSSSSASTVPCGDDSAATAPLFSVSPFLSPMASAVVCAPVYAAGATASSIRRRSALPLSHGRQLQPPGQPSADALAASRASSTLSWSSSVHVSPSSLENVHQQYATLHAALQDQRNAITRYRVLEYFASAGVAYVQVELRSGRRHQIRQHFAQLGFPLVGDARYHAGVVAGHAGTTFGMQRAALHAYTVDILATTDSDGLASGEEVPDRVVVQAALPADMHRALLALRQAEQAKSGQQQQQRQPQQPRG; translated from the coding sequence ATGCGGGCGGCTtgggcggcgacggtgtctCGGCGCCGGTCGCACATTGCGTGCGGAAGCTCCTCATCGCCGCTGTGGGcactgcagccgcggcgtgcCTCTTCCGTACATCGTGGCCGCGTCTCACAAGCGACGTCCGGCGCGTCATCGAATACGTCCTCAAGCCACGCATCGAATCGCCGTGGGCGTCGCCCCAAGAGAGGTCAGCCGAATGCGCGGCACATCGCTCCGGCAGCGGAGACTCGGTTCTCCGCCAGTTCCCATCGCATGGGATGCGGCCACATCGCCGACCGTGTCAAGAGACGCCGTCAGCTCGAAGACGCCATccacgccgcgcaggcgTTCCGTAGCTGGTGTGTCATGCATGCACCATGCACGCAAGCCGCGGTGGGGGCATCCGTGTCGGCaaccgctgcgctgcgaccCGGTGaactctccccctcccatgCACCGGTGCTGCACCGGGTTGGCGGTAGTGTCGCCACGCTTGCAGACATCCGGTATGAAGAAGGCGCCAACAGCCGTACCGCACGGCACCACCTCGGCTTTAGCCCACCGACGGCACACACCACAAACCCTCCCCTCACGGCGGGTGGGGCGGTACCGCTGACGGAGCGCCGCATGCTGGAGCACTACGCGGTCCTCCTCCACAACGtacgcgcagccgccacacGGGTCGCCACGTCGGACTACCACCGCTTTTACGCCGCGGTAGTAGAAGAACTGCTGGCTGCGTCTAAGtctggtggcggcggtggtgccttCTCGGTGCCACGCTCCGTGGTGTGGCaggatgctgctgcatcaACATACCATGGAGAAAGCGGAGAAGACGCTACGGCGCAGGCCGAACGTCGCCTTGCCGCGTGGGCATCGTACTGGTACAAGGATCTGAAGCAGTGGCACTCGCGCCACGGCACGCATACCCCTGGTGCGGGTAACGCTGTTGACGCCCAGCAGATGCTGCTCCACGGCGAGCTCTGGCAGGACGTGCTTGACGGTGGCGATGGTATTATAGGAACACGAGAGGAAGACAAGTCtatggcggtgctgctgctgcagggacAGTGGCGAGCCGCCATCGACAGCCTTCTTGAAGCTGACGCAACACCGCCCCGCTCCGCATCTGCCGCAGCGATGGAGCCGAACGGCAGCTCCACTACAGCCTCCCAACGGCCGTCCGTCGCGGAACTCTTCTCCACGGCGtcggtgcggcgccggcaccgcgtGCCGTGGAGACCCTCATCTCACCGAGGCTCTGCGAactcgtccagcagcacgcttccgccgctgccgcggcggcttgCCCTTGCCCCCGTGACGCCGGCAGAGCTGCGCTTACTTCGACATCCGCCGTCGCCCGGGttgcgcgtgctgccgcacTCGATAGCTTCTAAAGTGCAGCAAGCGGGGTGCCGGGAGCGTCCTGCAGGGGAGGAAGTagcggcagcaccatcgctgctgttggaggcggccgcggctgcggaggTGGCAGGCGGCCGTGCCACAGGCATCCCGCCGACGTGTGTGGTCCGCCTGCGGCGTCGTCTAtgggtgctgcagcacctcccgCGCCACCTCCCAGCCTCTCTCGTCCGCTTCCGGGAACCGCGACGGCCAtcgctgcgcgccggcggcggcagtggtcGCGAGGTGCGGAGTGGGGCAATCCCTcacgcgcacctccttcgcagccacgcgctggagaagctgcCGTGGTACACGCTCTGCGTGCTTGGCGAGGTGTTGGAGGCGAGTGGGAACGGCGGCTCAACCGtcgcgacggtgctgcgcaacgcacgcacgcacatgtgcgCTGCGCTCTTCCTCAGCGTGCACGCCGACTACGCGGCCCTGCACGACTACGCACACACCCTCTTTCTCacgctcggcagcagcatggTCGCGCGCGCGGTCGTCGCTCGACAACGACAGCGAGgacgcagcgacggcgacgcggccgtcACCGTGTTCGAGAGTGCCTTTGCGCAGACGGCCATCGCTCTGCttcagccaccgccgccggaggCGTACGCGGCGGCCGGGCTGTCGCCAAGGtccgcctcttcttccgGCAATGCGGCTGACTTTCTCGCGAGATCGTCGTCAGCGCGGACGCCAAGCTCCAGCACGGACATCACCGACGTTCACGTGGTGCCACCTCGTGTGtttcgccgcctctgcgccgccgtgcaggaCTGGCGCAACTACCACCTCTCGCTGTACTGTGAAACGCTAAGCCAAATTGCAGACAGCGACGGTATGGCGCTACGCGAgctggcgcgcgtgctggcagcgcagccgcacggCGAGGATGCTCTACAAGAGGAAGTGGCTGTGGTGCTGGCGCCAGAGAGCGCGGCCGCCATCGTCACGgctctcctgctgcagctcctcgatcAGCTGTCACGACCGTCAGCGTCGCCCTCGTCAACGACGGCACGTGCCCCGCTATCCTTTCTGTCCAACGCACctcgcaccgccggcgcacacgccagcgccggaTGCGACCCGCAGGGTGCAtcgccctcccttcccccactGCCGCCGGTCCTTTGTTTCAGTGTGCCGCACGACAAGGCGCACGCGGTGGCCAGCTACTTCAAGGGCATCTTCCATCCGTCTTTCTTCAGGCgcgtggtgacggcggcgccgtgcacgaATGGAGACGAGTGCCAGTTGggtgacgacggcgccgcggccacatctaccatcaccaccacgaTCACGACGGGTGCCCGCACGGCAGACGAAGAGAACGGTAAGgcatcggcgctgccgtcctttGTTTTGCCGCCGGCCGAGTGGgagcgcaacgccgccgcgcgccttGTCGGTcgcacgctgcggcgcctcgaCCGCTACCCGACGCGCACAACGGAAGCCTTCTTCGCCCGCTACGTGCGTGGCGACGATGTGCACTCGAAGAGGGAGGttggtgaggaggggggctccgaagcagccgcagcccagTCGTCTTCGACGACGGTTGCGCCTCCGCTCGCCATGAGCCTCTTTGTGGTGAATCTGCAAGCTGCAGTGGATCACTGGCgtgagcgccaccgcagccccaTCCTCGGTGTTCCACCCCCAGCGTCAAGtcacgcacagcagcaggagcaggtgTCCCTACCGGCTCAGCCATCCGTGAGCGCAGCACGAGACGGGCGCACAGCCGACACAAAATCGGCCGCTACCGCAGCGGCCACGCCCGCGGGCGCGGAGGCCTCGTTGACGGAAACTGGCAAGGATGGCTTACCTGGCCCCATCGTTTTGCTTGCGTCCCCACGGATGCTCCCGCACGGACTGCACGCGGTCTACAAGCCTGCCGGCGTGAACTGCACCCTGCACGCGCACTACCCGTCCCTCGTCTACCCGTTTCTCACTCGCGAGCTGCCCtggagggcgagaggggcgGTAGCGGCGGATGGCAGCGACAGGAATCGTGGAGCTGGTGCGTCGTCCTCCCCAGTCCCCTGCGTGCCGGTGCTTCGTCAGCAGGGCCTCGTAAACCGCATTGACGTGGGCACGAGCGGCGTCGTCCTTGTTGctcgcaccgctgccgcgctgcacagCGCGGCCGACGCGATGATACGAGAGCATCACATGCGCAAGACGTATCGTGCGCTCGTACAACGGTGGCCTCCcttctcgtcctcgtcctcgtccagcgcgTCCACAGTGCCGTGCGGCGATGACagcgcagcaacggcgccgctctTTAGCGTGTCGCCCTTCTTGTCCCCGATGGCGAGCGCCGTTGTGTGCGCACCGGTGTACGCGGCTGGCGCCACGGCGTCCTCGATCCGCCGGCGCTCAGCACTGCCGCTGAGTCATGGTCGCCAACTTCAGCCGCCCGGGCAACCAAGTGCCGATGCGCTCGCAGCCTCTCGCGCCAGCTCGACTCTGTCGTGGTCATCGAGCGTACacgtctctccctcctccttagAGAACGTGCATCAGCAGTACGCCACCCTGCACGCCGCTCTACAGGACCAGCGGAATGCCATCACGCGCTACCGCGTACTCGAGTACTTCGCGTCTGCCGGAGTCGCCTACGTgcaggtggagctgcgcagcgggcggcggcatcaGATACGGCAGCATTTTGCGCAGCTCGGCTTCCCTCTTGTTGGTGATGCTCGCTACCACGCCGGGGTAGTCGCAGGCCACGCGGGAACGACGTTCGGGATGCAGCGAGCTGCGCTCCACGCCTACACGGTTGACATCCTCGCCACCACAGACAGCGACGGCCTGGCgagcggcgaggaggtgcccGACCGCGTGGtggtgcaggcggcgctgccagccGACATGCATCGCGCTCTGCTTGCACTTCGGCAAGCGGAACAAGCCAAGTCgggtcagcagcagcagcagcggcaaccaCAGCAACCTCGTGGCTGA